A single region of the Mustela lutreola isolate mMusLut2 chromosome 2, mMusLut2.pri, whole genome shotgun sequence genome encodes:
- the TIMM44 gene encoding mitochondrial import inner membrane translocase subunit TIM44 has product MAAAALWGGWCRCPRRCLGSGVQFLSSHSLLPLRHRTSQTRWPGRELPVSRSYSSGNRKGFLSGLLDNIKQELAKNKEMKESIKKFRDEARRLEESDALQEARRKYRTIESETMRTSEVIKKKLGEISGTVKESLDEVSKSDLGRKIKESVEEAAKTAKQSAESVSKGGEKLGKTAAFRALSQGVESVKKELDQSVLGQTGPYRRPERLRKRKEFAGEKFKEEKVFEPNEEALGVVLHKDSKWYQQWKDFRDNNVVFNRFFEMKMKYDESDNALIRASRALTDKVTDLLGGLFSKTEMSEVLTEILRVDPAFDKERFLQQCENDIIPNVLEAMISGELDILKDWCYEATYSQLAHPIQQARALGLQFHSRILDIDNVDLAMGKMMEQGPVLIITFQAQLVMVIKNPKGEVVEGDPDKVLRMLYVWALCRDQDELNPYAAWRLLDISASSTEQVL; this is encoded by the exons atggcggcggcggcgctgtGGGGAGGCTGGTGCCGCTGCCCGCGG AGATGCCTCGGCAGTGGGGTCCAGTTCCTGTCCAGCCACAGCCTGCTGCCGCTACGCCACCGTACCTCTCAGACGCGCTGGCCCGGGAGAGAGCTGCCCGTG tCCAGATCTTATTCTTCTGGAAACAGGAAAGGCTTTCTCTCTGGCTTGTTGGATAATATCAAACAAGAATTAgccaaaaacaaggaaatgaaagaaagtatAAAGAAGTTCCGAGATGAGGCCCGCAGGTTGGAAGAGTCTGACGCGCTCCAGGAAGCCAGGAGGAAATAC AGAACCATCGAATCGGAAACCATGCGGACGAGCGAGGTGATAAAGAAGAAGCTGGGGGAGATCTCGGGCACAGTGAAGGAG AGTCTTGACGAAGTCAGTAAAAGCGACCTTGGCCGAAAAATCAAGGAGAGCGTGGAAGAAGCAGCCAAGACTGCCAAGCAGTCCGCCGAGTCAGTGTCCAAGGGCGGGGAGAAGCTGGGGAAGACAGCCGCCTTCAGAGCCCTCTCGCAG GGGGTGGAGTCGGTGAAGAAGGAGCTCGACCAGAGTGTGCTGGGGCAGACTGGGCCCTATCGGAGGCCAGAGCGGCTCAGGAAGAGGAAGGAGTTTGCGGGAGAGAAGTTCAAGGAAGAGAAGGTGTTCGAGCCCAATGA AGAGGCCCTGGGAGTCGTGCTGCACAAGGACTCCAAGTGGTACCAGCAGTGGAAAGATTTCAGGGACAACAACGTGGTCTTTAATC GGTTCTTCGAGATGAAGATGAAGTATGATGAAAGCGACAACGCACTTATCCGGGCGTCCCGTGCGCTGACGGACAAGGTCACGGACTTGCTGG GGGGCCTGTTCTCCAAGACTGAGATGTCGGAGGTGCTCACGGAGATCCTGCGAGTCGACCCCGCCTTTGACAAGGAGCGGTTCCTGCAGCAGTGTGAGAATGACATCATCCCCAACGTCCTGGAG GCCATGATTTCTGGAGAGCTCGACATTCTCAAAGATTGGTGCTATGAAGCT ACCTACAGCCAGCTGGCCCACCCCATCCAGCAGGCCAGAGCGCTGGGCCTGCAGTTCCACTCCCGCATCCTGGACATCGACAACGTCGAT ctGGCCATGGGCAAGATGATGGAGCAGGGGCCTGTGCTGATCATCACCTTCCAGGCCCAGCTGGTGATGGTGATCAAGAACCCCAAAGGCGAGGTGGTCGAGGGCGACCCG GACAAGGTGCTGCGCATGCTGTACGTGTGGGCGCTCTGCCGAGACCAGGACGAGCTCAACCCCTACGCAGCCTGGCGGCTTCTGGACATCTCTGCCTCCAGTACGGAGCAGGTCCTCTGA
- the CTXN1 gene encoding cortexin-1 yields MSATWTLSPEPLPPSTGPPVGAGLDAEQRTVFAFVLCLLVVLVLLMVRCVRILLDPYSRMPASSWTDHKEALERGQFDYALV; encoded by the coding sequence ATGAGCGCGACGTGGACGCTGTCCCCCGAGCCGCTGCCGCCGTCGACGGGGCCCCCGGTGGGCGCGGGCCTGGACGCGGAGCAGCGCACAGTGTTCGCCTTCGTGCTCTGCCTGCTCGTGGTCCTGGTGCTGCTGATGGTGCGCTGCGTGCGCATCCTGCTCGACCCCTACAGCCGCATGCCCGCCTCGTCCTGGACCGACCACAAGGAGGCGCTTGAGCGCGGGCAGTTCGACTACGCGCTGGTCTGA